The genomic window TCTCGTCGTCCAGAGCGCGGCTTAGGGCGGGATACAGTTGCTGCGACGCCTTGCCTTTCAGGAAGAACATGCCGAGCAAGGTGTTGGTCCGGATGGTGTCGAGCTCATCCAGCACGCCGTTCGCCGCGCCTGACTTGCCCTCGCTGGGTTCCCAGCCACGCAGTTCGCCCACGCGGGGCTGCACTCCCTGCATAACCTCCAGCAAGACGTTGGGGCCTTGGTCATAGTCGAGCAGGCGGCTGCTCACTAGGCCGCGCACGTTCTCCATGACGCGTTCAGCCGCCACGCGGCGGTTGTCGTTAACGGTGCGGTGAACCAGGCCGCGCAGACCCTCGCCGGTGTCCCGGTCAAAGGCACTCCGCAGGTCTTTCACAGCGTCGCGTGCGCCCTGTACGTTGCCATTACGCACAGCACGCATCACTTCGTTCTTCTTGGCGTCCAGGCTGGCACGGACACTCGCGCCGGAGGCGTCCAGCAACAGGGATTCGGTCAGGTTAGGGATGGTCAGCCCCATGGTGTCCAGGTCCTCTTCGAGCCGGCCCTCGTACTTGCGGTCTTTCCAGCGGTCGACGGCGTGCACCAGCGTCCGGTATTTCAGCGCTTCCAGGATGCGCCGCATCGGGTACTCAATGGTGGATAGACCAAAGGTGGAGAAGGCGAAGGCGCGGCCCTGTTGCACGGTCACGGGGCCAGCGTTCACCATGTAGGCCATCGGGTCGGTCTCCGGCACAAATACGTTCAGGAACATGCGGTCGGCAATGGCATTGGACAGGCGCAGCAGATCCATCGTCTCCGTACTGTTCGGGCGTAGCAGGTAGACGAGGTCATAGGGCATGGCGTCCCCCGGCAAGATGGCCGTTCCCTCGGGTTTATCGGGGTACTTGATGCTCTGGTAGCGCTCGCGGTCGTTGTGCAGGTGGTACTGGTTCAGTTCGGCGAGGGCGTGATAGGCGTTCGTTTTCCAGATTTCCGCGTCGGGTTTTTGGGCGATCCCCAGGTCAGGATGCGGCAGGGTAAACATCCCCAGCGTCTTCTCTTCCTCACTCAGGATGGTGCGCAGCAAAATGCCTACATCACTGGCGGTGCCGCTACAGGTTCCGCCGCAGAGCGTGCCCACGACGATGACACGGACCCCGGTCTGTCCGCTGGCCTGGTTCACCGCAAACTGCACGGACATTTCCAGGCCGGCATTGTCCTTGTTGAGTGCGGCTTTGGCCTGCGCTTCAGTCAGGTTCCGCAGCCGTGCCACTCGTTGCGAAATGGCATTCTTGATCTCATTGTAGTTGGGCGGATAAAGCAGAGCGAGCCGCCCCACCATACGGATATGACCTGCGCCGGAGTCAATGCTCTGAGCGGGCAATTGCCCCAGCGTTTCCAGGTCTGCCCAGGTGTTCAGGGCGATGCTGGCGTCGTACAGCTCAGGGCGATTGAGCATGTCCCGCCACGCCGTAGCTGGCACCCCGAGCGTCTTGAAATCGTCCGTGCCGTTGAAACGGTTGGGCTTCGCCACGTCCGTCTCCACCGCCAGAAACTCCACCCACGGGGCGCGGCTGAGGCCTCCGACTTCCCAATCGATTCGGTCTGCCAGAGATTCCAGAATTTCCGTCCCGGTGCTGCCCAACCCGATGACGAGAGTTTTAAAGACGCGCATGTTTTCTGCCATTAGGCTCGGGCTCCCATTTTTGAGAAGATGACGTGAAGGATGATGGCCAGCAGCAGGAAGGTCAGGGTCACTGCTCCCAGGTAGATCAGGTCGGTCGGTTT from Deinococcus radiodurans R1 = ATCC 13939 = DSM 20539 includes these protein-coding regions:
- a CDS encoding tubulin-like doman-containing protein, with the protein product MRVFKTLVIGLGSTGTEILESLADRIDWEVGGLSRAPWVEFLAVETDVAKPNRFNGTDDFKTLGVPATAWRDMLNRPELYDASIALNTWADLETLGQLPAQSIDSGAGHIRMVGRLALLYPPNYNEIKNAISQRVARLRNLTEAQAKAALNKDNAGLEMSVQFAVNQASGQTGVRVIVVGTLCGGTCSGTASDVGILLRTILSEEEKTLGMFTLPHPDLGIAQKPDAEIWKTNAYHALAELNQYHLHNDRERYQSIKYPDKPEGTAILPGDAMPYDLVYLLRPNSTETMDLLRLSNAIADRMFLNVFVPETDPMAYMVNAGPVTVQQGRAFAFSTFGLSTIEYPMRRILEALKYRTLVHAVDRWKDRKYEGRLEEDLDTMGLTIPNLTESLLLDASGASVRASLDAKKNEVMRAVRNGNVQGARDAVKDLRSAFDRDTGEGLRGLVHRTVNDNRRVAAERVMENVRGLVSSRLLDYDQGPNVLLEVMQGVQPRVGELRGWEPSEGKSGAANGVLDELDTIRTNTLLGMFFLKGKASQQLYPALSRALDDEIKSRVNQKVREVFADRGSGQKTEAGTLSIVEEEAEKLTRRLTMLRRRLTNQADRWRDTRARLENDSASVNGLSLFEPSPNGSVDKEQELAVSDKQREAHAARLIRSWDALVKGVLPGVNDPDWLLGAWAVGQDNFERAQLNALEQAAVEPFESSLRSSGKDVIRRLYEQRSPSFDPDSQAMHAATQAELFLQLNEPLGQVDPMSPLPRRKLLVGMHMTPDFRRAIQPWVNKSPEAKETEGIDPYRVVMLEEWYRFALRGADDVRELSYSKPTRFNTYFTRKRSDIDWTPINDAEIRKLQEAEQLVFLSALHGNLQLTGGHLVMEWPQQPGEPTEPEKRARRFAGSFGKAARQLAFEPQDSSRPSKSLTNAATYLRSEIEARRKAIVGRYPTPAEGRQAYVKWLHDNMSSSSARAVRDWSDQAAQTALMAYLTQDADLRQALLETFPPDNNLIDGLYKDKGERLPKGRVANTQGYYCRVCGGPVGETFEDVIGQGLKCEYHPDDVEHPFGQRYSVFG